A stretch of DNA from Agelaius phoeniceus isolate bAgePho1 chromosome 4, bAgePho1.hap1, whole genome shotgun sequence:
CATCAATCACATTAGCAGGAATTAGATGTCTGACTCCCTAGATGCCAATAACAATCCAAACAATATTACATCCATTAGTCATTGTTTGCTTGTGAAGAGGTAAGAAAGCTGTAATGTGCCTGTCCCTTCTCTCATTGCCATGAAAGTGAACAACACAACCTCGTATCACCAGTCACAGCCACGGCCACACAGATGGGCTTTCCTCTCACAGGCAGGTCAAGGTTCCATCTGCCCCTGAAGATTCCTTTCTTGgttacaacaacaacaacaacaacaaaaacacccaCAAAAAATCATGTAGCACTGTGTATTAAAGTAATTTGTGACAGTAATATTTTTTTGCTCTCAAATGTCACCCTCTAAACAGGCTCTATTCATCTCACAAAACCTGGGCGTCCAGAAACTCAATTTCTTGGCATTGACAGAgacataaaataagaaaaattgaGAAGAGGCATAGCTGTACCTTCAAAATAATGTACTTTAAAAAGCATTATGTGAGAGTTTGGTGTCACACTGAAGTtctgaaataggaaaaaataatcctAACTTTTCAGATAAAGTTATACACAGATCTGTAACTTTAAATGCTTCTACCATGTTAAGctgcataaaataaaattagttaATGTCTCTGGATATCaataaaaagtattaaaaaatgcAGGTTGATGAAATGTGAGTTAGAAGACTTCTCAACTTTTTCTCAAATTATAACCAGACAATCTTCCCAGCAAACACCACCGGTTATATTAGGTAATGAACATGAAACTTTAGTATTTTTACAAAGCTCTTCAGTCTATCTATTTAACTTGCCAATTTGAGAAGCCACCAAATGTCCATCTCTGCTGAGCTTAAGCATCACTGACAACAATTACCCTGCTCTCCCTACTTGGAGAACCAGGGTCTCATGGTAGTTTTAGTTTTGCTCAAGGAACCTCTTTAGAAGTGACCAAAAAGTCTTAGAAGTGTCAGTGCAAGGTCATGACAGCCTATTCCAAATAAAAGATTTCCTTTCATCTCTTTAACATGTGTTGTCTAGTCACTGTTTTCATTTCTGCACTTGCCAAAGGCTTGCCTGTGGAAAACACTTAGGACAGGCAGCTTCCTATTGAAGCAAAATACATTAGCTGTTCTACAGATAATTCACTAAAGCCACAAGCTTCACTTATGCCACAAGCTTCACATTTTACACAGGATCTACTTGCCAGtcaaacaagaaaaatatgTACCGGTTtgaacaaataaaaacatgaCTGACACCTGGAGAGAAACATGGTTACAAAGCCAAAAAGAGTACTTCAAGCATGCACCATTAAACAACAGTTTATCTAAATGCTCTTATTTacataccaaaaaaaaaggatgacAGAATCATATCCTCCATTTATGGCAGTGCAATAACATTTTATCTACTGCAGCTATTCCCATGTAAGGATATGGACGTCACTGCAGTCACATCACAGCTGAAGGTACAGTCCGTGCCTTGGCTGCATTTCGGTCTTGCAACTACAGCGTTtcatgctgcagctcagctgaggcCACATATGCTGTTATTGATGAAGCATAAAACCTCAGCAATGCTGGCAccatttctctgctgctccAAAACACAGTGCACTAGATTGTGATTACTAGTGCTGCTCCAAGGCataattttgccatttttttaagaaaaattccATAACAGTAAGCACCAGAAAATCTGAGGTTTTCTCTAACTAGAGACAATTATACCAGTATACTGTTTATGCACAGggagaaacaaaaatgaaatatgCATCAGGCATTACACATTCATACAACAAATCAATTCAGCATCCACAGTTCTGGGGTTTATCATGCCATAATGAACATACCAATAAGCTACACACTAAAAGATAATAAACCTCAGGGATGGATGGTAACACAGATGGTGCCAGGCACAGACATGTTATCACATATGTAGAAGAAGAAGTGAGCAATTCATCCATGACAGATCTCTTGTTCCTGTTGGGCAGCTTTAGAGCTTTTACTATCCAAGAATCTCCTCAGGCATTTCAGTTATTCCTGTTGAAAAGTCATGATTTTTACTACAGAACTCAAAATGTTACTAAAGAGCTCCCCTTTCTGTGTACCCTTGTCTGTAAAAGATGACAGTGGTTAAAGAGGAACATCACCTTTGTATGCTCAGTACTGACAGCAGTACTTTATCTTTGCAGAGCACAGAATTTTGCAACAGAGTTCATCACAGAGGAAGGGCATCTCCTACCACTACCAAATTTGTTCAGATTAATCCTTGACTCCCATGCAAAGTGAAGGACTTTTACCttctttttttagtttcttAATTCAGCTGTCACCTGGATTTCAGATACTTTATAAACTTAGATTCATTATCAGCATAAACAGAATGAACAAAGTTTTTGAGGAAGAAACTACACAAAGTGTTTCACTGAAAAACAGAAACCAGAAAACATCAACTAACCTGTCAAGCTAAGTTACTACTTTTATCAATTATAGTATGAACTGACCTCAAGAGAGTTTAAGTCTATGAACACTCAGAATCAGCTGGGCACGTTGGCCACTCTGAATCTGATGCTTGTGGTAGGCATCCACAGAATAACATTTCTGCAACATTGTCTAAAAAAGAAAGAGTGAGCTATTGCcagtgctttatttttattcatgcTACTACAAGTAACAGTGTTTCCAAATTCATCATAGTATTTTATTCCTATTTCTGCTTCAGGTGAAAATCATGCCATTTGTGCCCCCAGTTAGACAAAAATGAGACAAAACATGAGACAAAAATATGTTAATCTGAAATCACAAGTTGCATGGCTTGCTGTTAATCTGAAATCAAAAATATGTTAATCTGAAATCAAGTTGCATGGCTTGCTGACGTGACAGCAATGGCTGAAATGGgtctgcccagccctggagaagTTCTCATATTCAGGGACAAAAAGCAAGTGTAgagccagaaagaaaaaaataccttcCCAGTCCCCTACAGAGAAGGGATTCTGAGCCACAAGCACCTTCCCTGAATTTTGTGACTTGTACTTTCATATACTTGTCCAGCCTGCAGCCATGTAACAATTTATTCCCACAATACCATATACACCTCATTTCTGTTTGTCTCATATCTTACTAATTCCTCAGCAATTTAAATATTGCTTGAAGTTTAGCAACTGCATCTGGAACTACATCTGCTGTCTACTTCATTTGGAAGACATTAGGAAACTTCCTGAGACTTCCTGTATTAAATATatatcaaaaatatttaaaagttaGACTGTCCTAAAAGAGAATGCAAAAGTAACTTTAGTTCGTAGAGACATAAAGCAAGGGCTAAATGTTAAATTGAATCACACAGCACCAGGTCCAGATGcctcaaacacttccagggaccgTGGCTCCACCACCTTGCTGGGAACCCCACtgcaatgcctgaccacccaaACAGTGAGAAACATGTTTTCTAATATCTAACATTAGAAATATATTGGAATATATATCTAACATCCTATCTACTATTCCTTGCCTCAGCACATTGGACAGTTGTGACCGTAACACTGAAACATGAAAAACAATGGCTAAGAAGGTAACCAGGACACAAGAAATGGgtggaaaacatttcttttacaAGAGCACGTGAGAATACCCTGATGTGTAAAGGTGACAAGCTTAAATTCAAAAATTTAAAGTATCATCTTCCAGCCGCCTTCTCCAGGGACACGGCGACAGCGGCCCCTGAGGCCGGACGGGGCGGGAGAGGAGGCAGTGCCCGTTATCTGCCAGGAACAGCTCCCCGGCGTCCCGAGCGGGGATGATCCCGGTCCCGATGATCCCGATCCGCCGCCGGTGACCCCGcgaggccccgccccgccccgcgccggccccgccccgcccctgaGGGAGGAAGCGCGCGGCGCCGCCCGCACCGTGATGGCGGCGGGCGCAGGAAGGGGCGGGCCGCAGGGCGGGGCCGCGGCTCGCCGCCGGGAGTGCGGCAGCGGCGCGGGGCGGCCGGGGAGAGGGGCGCGCCCGCGGTGCCCGCAGcgcccggcggcggccgcgccaCGCGGGAGGCCGTGGGCGCGGCGGGAGGAGGCCGAGCGGCGCCGCGGCCGCTCCTCTCCCCCCTCAGCCCGGCGGATCGGGGTCGCACCGGCCCGGGGGCCGCGAGCGGCTCCGCCCCCTCCGCCCCTGTGCAGGGCCCGCGGCGGCTGCGCGCGGCCCCGCCAGTGCTCGTCCCGCGCCGATGGCGCCGCTCTCGGCGGCGGCGCCTCCGCCTCCCCCCGCGCCGCTTCCTCCCGCCGTCCCCTTCCGCTTCCGGGGTCAGCGCCGCCGCTGCTCGCTGAGCAGCCCCGTCCCGGGGCCCGGCCGGCACCGCCGGCAGcagccgccgccccgccgcccccatggccaccaacccccagcccccgccgcccccgccgccgccccctcagcagccgccgccgctgccggggGGCGGCGCGGCCGAGCCCGAGCTGGTCTCCATGATCGTTAACCACCTCAAGAGCCAGGGGCTCTTCGACCAGTTCCGCCGCGACTGCTTGGCCGACGTGGACACCAAGGTGCGGGCGGGCGGGACCGGAGGCTCGGGGGGGTCCCAGCGCTTCGGGCTCTGGCAGGTCGGGGACGGGCCCGGCCCGGGACAGCGCGCTCGGCGGGGCGGAGCGGCCGCTGGGCCCGCGTGGGGCTCCGGCTCCGCTCGCGGCCGGGGGAGAGCCGGAGCCCCGTGTTTGGCGGGGAGCGCGGCTGGCCGGCCGTGCACGCACGGTCACACACACCCGGTTCGCGCAGGATCCGGCGGGCAGCGTTTAACGCGCTGCCACCGCCACAGGGCAGCGGCTACGCCTGCACAGAACCGGGGGGTCCGACGGGGCTCCCGCTGTACCAGCCTGGCCTCCCGGAGGATAACCAGCCACTCTCATGATCCTCCCAGTCCAACATCTCTGCTGTTGCTTTCCAGCCTGCCTACCAGAATTTGAGACAGCGCGTTGACAACTTTGTTTCCAACCACTTGGCAACTCATACCTGGAGTCCTCATCTCAACAAGAACCAGCTGAGAAATAACATTAGACAGCAGGTTCTCAAGTAAGTGACAGCTCTGGGATTTCTCTGAACATGCCCGTGTGCTGTGATAGGTGACAAAGGGTCTGGGTCAATGTAAAGTGGGTTGCTTTCTTCAGACACTTCTGAGGAAGTTGGGTTGTTTTCCGCTCTCAGTGTTTAAAATGTAATACTGCTGGAGGTAGTAACTCGCCATCAGTATTAGTTAGAATGAGACTGCAGATGTCCAAGTTTATGCAGGGGAGGAAACCTCGATTTTGATTTGAGTTGTAACCCCCTAGCTAAAGGCAACATTACTTTTGCTTTTAGGGGAGGTGTTAATAAAATTGCAATTATCATTTTTAGATCTAAGGAGAAACATTCCACGGACTAAACTCTGCAAAGTATAAAGCTAAAGtcacaaaatagaaaaatggGTTTAAATCTGGCTAGACAGAGAAGAGGTTTAAGAACTGGTGTTATGTTAAAATTATGTCAGACACTTTAACCTGTATGACGTTATTTCATGAAGGTTCCTCCAGTCTTTCTTCTCAAATTTTAAGACTCACAAGAAACATCAGGAAATTTTGTCAAAGTACCATGAGTTTGGCCATTAAATTGGGTTAAACCACGGATTTGGGAACAAACTTAATGACTTGTGCTGTGGTGGTACCATTGGTAACTTGTACTGAGGGCTGTTTGGTTTGTAGGGAGGGGAGCAACCATTCTTGTTAAAGAAGCAATGACAACAAGAGGTAGCGTACGTTCCATAGAGGACTACAGGGGTCTAAAGAGATAAGCTTTATAGCtgtgggttttcttttctgtgttatTTTACTGAAGGTAGATGTGTTCTATAAAGCTGCAGAACGTGCTGCCTAATACTAGGCAGAAAGTAACTTAGGGTAGTGACCAGTGGTTTTGTAGTTATTTATGCCTCATGCCGGCTATAATTCATCTCTTTTTTGCTATGGTAATTGGTAATACAAGGTTTCTTCTaaattttcttccaaaatatgTTTTTTGCAGTTAGATAACACTTGTAAGTGTAACCACTAATGATGTAACAACAGGCTGGTTGTTGTATGAATTCTGTGTGCTtggattgttttgtttctctagCACATTTTTTCTTACAGGTAAGGCACAGGCTAAATGCATAGCTGTGGAAAGGCTCAGAAAATATTAGTGCCTCATTGGAGCACATCTAAATGATAATATTTCATTAATATGTTCTTAAAAACTAATTTTTCATACTAACTTATGTAACTTTGTTCCAGGTCTGGTATGTTGGAATCGGGAATTGACAGAATTATTTCTCAGGTTGTGGACCCAAAGATCAACCACACATTCAGACCTCAGGTGGAAAAAGCTGTCCATGAATTTTTAGCCACATTGAATCACAAAGAGGAGGCAGGCCCCAGTACGTCTCCAAGTGAGGAGAAAGCAGATGCTTCTGTTACAGTACAAGGTATTCTGCTATTTCTCTGAGCAGTCTATTAACAAAAGAATGGGGTTTAGGAGAGCAGAATCATTGACTAGGTTTTCTGCTACCATAACATTGCTAGAATCAGTATTAGcaagctgagctccaggcagcaTGCCAGAACACTTGTCTCTTACTCTATGTGTAAAGGTAGAAAGCACAAGAGATGTCATGCTGTTATGACCATGTCACTCTTTCACTTCTGCTTGAGATTATGAGGGATCAGTTTATTGTGGGGAGAAAAGTTGGTCTCAGTATTAGAGGATCAGATAAGACATAGACTGTAAGAGAAGAATGATGCAACTTTTTGTCTGTCAGTAGAGATGAAAGAATTCTTTAAGAGACAGTTACCTTTGCAGTTGCTGTGTGTCATAAAATTTGGATGGCTATGGTCCTAAATTACCTGAATCAACTTCTAAACACTCCTGCAGGTAATTGTCTATTCTTTCCTGTTCTAAGAGGCTGCACAGCCATCTGTCTATTTGTAACCTTTATTTAAATCCAAGTCTTTTTCCTCTGAGGCCCAATTCCTTTAAAATGGGTTAACAAGCCAGCTGCAGTTCTCAGTGCTAGTCTAGTTAATGCTTAGTtgtccatcttcagagctgGTTCTAAAATGATAGAAAAGTGATAAGGTATTTCTGATAGTCCTGTTTTGTATAGTCAATATGCTGAGTCAATTTTCCATGAAATTTATGGAGATATTAGAGGTGTGAGCTACTGACTTTCTCTTGcagtgtatatacatatatatacatagaaTATATATGATATACATAGTATTTTAGCCACAGTTGTCATCCTGCTTAGGATGCTGGTGAAGTTGAACAAGGGCTGTGCTCAGGTGTCACTCCCATTGCCAATCCTCATTTTCTCTAGGCAGAGCTCAGGAACAGTGGTGTGCCACAGAGCAAAATGGATCTCTAGTAATTGTACGGTGCTTGCTGCAGGAATGCAATGTCTTGGAGATTTTTGTtcggttcttttttttttttttttttttttttttttgttagccAAAATCTCTCAAGGCAAAATTagtcaaatatttttgttaGGTATATGTGGTGTAGGTATATTGTGGTGTAGGTATTTTGTAGGTATATgtattctgtttcttttcacaTGTTTAACCTTCTATCAGAACAGAATTATGGAAACTAGGGTGAAGTAAAACTCTGTTCTTTCTTACTATTCAAGGTGTCTCTGCTACAACTCCAAGTGCTAACGTAGCTAGTGATGCAATGTCCATTTTGGAAACAATAACTTCTCTTAATCAAGAAGCAAGTGCTGCCAGGGCTTCAACAGAGACCTCCAATCCCAAGAACAATGACAGAATTGCAAAAAAACTCTCATCTCAGCAGAGTGTGGATGGTAGCACTGATAAAGAGAGAAATGCAGAGGACTTGCCAGACAAAGAGAAAGCAATTTGTGACCTTTCTGGAGAAGGGGCTGAAACACTTGCAAAGTGTGAAGATTTAAATGAGCTTCTCTGCCAAagtgaagaaacaaaaaattcagCTAAGGATGCTAATACGTTTACAAGTAAAGATATCCCACAGGAAAGTGAAGATGTGAAGAGTAAATTATTGGATAAATCTGACAAGAAATCAGAGAGCAgtgaaaaaagtgaaagaagaaaagaaaagaaggaaaagcttgACAAGAAATCTGATCATTCAAAGAAAAGCGATGATACTACAAagtcaaaagaagaaaagcaagcaaaagAGTCGGAGCCAGTGAAACACtttgttccagaaaaaaatagcaataaacATAAAACAACTGAAAGTGCTAAAGAAGGTATGGTGTGGGCAATGATATTCCTCAAAATATGGATAAGGAGTGAGGTTTTTAAGTTAATTCAGGAGTTGAATCAGTATGTTTGGAATGTAAGTTTTCTGCTAGTTCTGGCAAAGTGGTCTGCTTATGACAATTGGATTTGATCTATCTCTCTTAACTGAGGTAGCTGAATTAGGAGTCAGATGACCTTTGATTTCTCCGGTGTGTGATTGGTCATTTTAATCTGACAAGTCCTCAGCATTTTCAGTCCTCATTTAAAGTTTATCGTTCTCCTTCAGagtgatttttgttttgaataaACCAGAGTTAGCCTGGTTATTTCATTACAGTgttataattttgttttcttatttctaattttaacatagttttgttttcagtgacaAAATTGATGTTTTGGTAGGAAAAGTTTAACAGACTCAGTGTGCTGCCTTACAGCtctttgtttttactttttgctTTGCAAGAAAACATGTTAATAGATTCAGATATGGAT
This window harbors:
- the LOC143693985 gene encoding uncharacterized protein LOC143693985, producing MGAAGRRLLPAVPAGPRDGAAQRAAAALTPEAEGDGGRKRRGGRRRRRRRERRHRRGTSTGGAARSRRGPCTGAEGAEPLAAPGPVRPRSAGLRGERSGRGAARPPPAAPTASRVARPPPGAAGTAGAPLSPAAPRRCRTPGGEPRPRPAARPFLRPPPSRCGRRRALPPSGAGRGRRGAGRGLAGSPAADRDHRDRDHPRSGRRGAVPGR